GCCGCCAAAAACTCCATTTGCTCCATGTTCTGCCTCTCGAAGCGCCGACTCGTGCCGCTCCGCGGTAAAGGCGTGCAGCTTCGGTTCGACTTCATCTAAACGCCGGAAACTCAGCTCCACCAACTCTCTTGGGCTGGCCTCTCCTTTTCTCACTAATTCCGCAAGCGCTGTCGCATCGAGCGATACATATGTTTTCATGTCCATTCCCTTTGCCCCCGTTTCGATTCTGTCAGTTCAATTGTTCATCATGCTCAAGTGTAGCATTTCCCGCTCGCCGCAAATAGCGAATGCTTCGCGCGCCCTTACAGAGCTTTCGGACCAAGTGCTTTCATTCCTTATCTAAAATATAACGAAAATGGACACATTTACAGCAAGATTTCCATCAAAACCGTTGACTTCTCTACATAGCTAGCTATACTATTGAATGAGAATCATTTTCATTTATATAAGATTCATAGACCATTTTAAAGGAGAGACATCCATGAAGAAATTACTTTCATTCCTATTGGTGCTCGGCACACTTCTCGTCCTTGCGGCTTGCGGCAGCTCGAACACTGAAGAATCAGAAACATCCGGTGACGAAGCATCGGGCAACGAAGTAAACCTATATACGGCACGTCACTATGATGTAGACGATGAACTTTATAAGAAATTCGAAGAAGAAACCGGCATTAAGGTCAACTTGATCAAAGGCGAAGCCGACGAACTGCTTGAGCGCATCAAACGCGAAGGCGATGCGACGCAAGCCGATTTGTTTTTGACAGCTGATGCAGGGCGTTTGCACCGCGCGAAAGAAGACGGCATTTTGCAGTCTGTTTCTAGCGACGTGCTAGATGAGCAAGTCCCAGCTAATTTCCAGGATGAAGATCAAATGTGGTATGGCCTGACAAAACGTGCACGTGTCATCATGTACGATAAAGAAAAAGTCGATCCATCTGAATTGTCCACCTATGAAGCTTTGGCAGAAGACGAGTGGGCTGGACGTGTCTTGATCCGCAGCTCTGAAAACATCTACAACCAATCTTTGTTCGCTTCTCTCATTGAATTGAATGGTGAAGAAGAAGCAAAAGAATGGGCAGCCGGCATGGTCGATAACTTTGCACGCGATCCAGAAGGCGGCGACCGTGACCAAGCGAAAGCCATCGCAGCAGGTGTTGGCGATGTAGCCATCATGAACACCTACTACTACGGCCAGATGTTGAATTCTGAAGACCCTGAAGAAGTAAAAGTCGCTGAAAGCCTTGGCGTATTCTTCCCGAACCAAGACACAACAGGCACGCATGTTAACGTTAGCGGCGCTGGTGTGGTAAAATCATCTAAGAATCAAGAAAATGCGATCCAATTGCTGGAGTTTCTCTCCGCACCGGAAGCACAAGAAACATTCGCTTCGGCTAACTACGAATACCCAGTAAACGAATCAGTAGAACCAACTGAGTTGCTGCAATCTTGGGGTGATTTCAAAGAGCAAGACATCTCGATGTCGGCACTTGGCGAAAACAACGCCAAAGCGATTCTATTGTTTAACGAAGTCGGCTGGAAATAAACTTACACTGTCCCCCTTGCCGCTTGATATTTGTGGCAAGGGATTTCTTGCGAGTTGGAAAGAGGTGCCTGGATTTTGCAACGCAGATTGGCCAATTTCAATATT
This is a stretch of genomic DNA from Planococcus maritimus. It encodes these proteins:
- a CDS encoding Fe(3+) ABC transporter substrate-binding protein, which encodes MKKLLSFLLVLGTLLVLAACGSSNTEESETSGDEASGNEVNLYTARHYDVDDELYKKFEEETGIKVNLIKGEADELLERIKREGDATQADLFLTADAGRLHRAKEDGILQSVSSDVLDEQVPANFQDEDQMWYGLTKRARVIMYDKEKVDPSELSTYEALAEDEWAGRVLIRSSENIYNQSLFASLIELNGEEEAKEWAAGMVDNFARDPEGGDRDQAKAIAAGVGDVAIMNTYYYGQMLNSEDPEEVKVAESLGVFFPNQDTTGTHVNVSGAGVVKSSKNQENAIQLLEFLSAPEAQETFASANYEYPVNESVEPTELLQSWGDFKEQDISMSALGENNAKAILLFNEVGWK